Proteins encoded by one window of Simiduia curdlanivorans:
- the ilvD gene encoding dihydroxy-acid dehydratase gives MPAYRSKTSTHGRNMAGARALWRATGMKDDDFQKPIIAISNSFTQFVPGHVHLKDMGQLVAREIEKAGGVAKEFNTIAVDDGIAMGHDGMLYSLPSRDIIADSVEYMVNAHCADAIVCISNCDKITPGMLMAAMRINIPVIFVSGGPMEAGKTKLAEHKLDLVDAMVIAADDTASDEKVDAYERSACPTCGSCSGMFTANSMNCLTEALGLSLPGNGSMLATHSDREQLFLEAGRKIVEITKRYYEHDDASVLPRNIASLPAFNNAMALDIAMGGSTNTILHLLAAAQEGDIDFSMKDIDALSRRIPQLCKVAPNTKNYHMEDVHRAGGVFSILGELARGDLLDTSIPTVHSATLAEGLAKWDITVTESPAVREFFRAGPAGIPTQTAFSQSTRYPTLDGDRANGCIRSVENAFSKEGGLAVLTGNIAVDGCVVKTSGVDESIWIFEGPAYVVESQDEAVADILAGKVKEGDVVIIRYEGPKGGPGMQEMLYPTSYLKSKSLGAKCALLTDGRFSGGTSGLSIGHASPEAAAGGAIGLVETGDIIQINIPARSINVKLSDQELDERRAKEDAKGDLAWKPKAQRPRKVSASLKAYALLATSADKGAVRDLSKL, from the coding sequence ATGCCAGCCTATCGCTCGAAAACATCCACCCATGGCCGCAACATGGCCGGCGCACGCGCCCTTTGGCGCGCCACCGGCATGAAAGATGACGATTTCCAAAAACCCATTATCGCCATTTCCAACTCCTTCACCCAGTTCGTGCCCGGCCATGTGCATCTAAAAGACATGGGGCAATTGGTAGCACGGGAAATTGAAAAGGCTGGCGGCGTGGCAAAAGAGTTCAACACTATCGCCGTCGACGACGGTATCGCCATGGGCCACGACGGCATGCTCTACAGCCTGCCCAGCCGCGACATTATCGCCGACAGCGTCGAGTATATGGTTAACGCCCACTGTGCTGACGCCATCGTGTGCATCTCCAACTGCGACAAGATTACGCCCGGCATGTTGATGGCGGCCATGCGCATCAACATTCCGGTGATCTTCGTTTCCGGCGGGCCGATGGAAGCCGGTAAAACGAAATTAGCCGAGCACAAATTAGACCTTGTGGATGCCATGGTCATTGCCGCCGACGACACCGCTTCAGACGAAAAAGTCGACGCCTACGAGCGCTCCGCCTGTCCCACCTGCGGTTCTTGCTCGGGCATGTTTACCGCCAACTCGATGAACTGTTTAACCGAGGCGCTGGGTTTATCGCTGCCCGGCAATGGCTCAATGCTGGCAACGCATAGCGACCGCGAACAACTTTTCTTAGAGGCCGGGCGCAAGATTGTCGAGATTACCAAGCGCTATTACGAACACGATGACGCATCGGTTTTGCCGCGCAATATCGCCTCCCTGCCAGCGTTTAACAACGCCATGGCACTCGACATCGCCATGGGCGGCTCCACCAATACCATTTTGCATTTACTGGCCGCCGCGCAAGAAGGCGACATCGATTTCAGCATGAAAGATATCGACGCACTGTCGCGCCGCATTCCGCAGCTGTGTAAGGTGGCGCCGAACACGAAAAATTATCACATGGAAGATGTGCATCGCGCCGGCGGCGTGTTTAGTATTCTGGGCGAACTGGCGCGCGGCGACTTACTCGACACCAGCATTCCTACTGTACACAGCGCCACGCTGGCAGAGGGCCTAGCCAAGTGGGATATCACCGTGACCGAGAGCCCGGCCGTGCGTGAATTTTTCCGCGCCGGGCCCGCCGGCATTCCGACCCAAACCGCCTTTTCGCAAAGCACGCGCTACCCCACACTCGATGGCGATCGCGCCAACGGTTGTATTCGCTCGGTAGAAAATGCGTTTAGCAAAGAAGGCGGGCTTGCCGTATTAACCGGTAACATTGCTGTCGATGGCTGCGTGGTAAAAACCTCCGGCGTCGACGAAAGCATTTGGATTTTTGAAGGCCCTGCTTACGTGGTTGAGAGCCAGGACGAAGCCGTTGCCGATATTTTGGCAGGCAAAGTTAAAGAAGGTGATGTGGTTATTATCCGGTACGAAGGTCCAAAAGGTGGGCCAGGCATGCAGGAGATGTTGTATCCAACTAGCTATTTAAAATCAAAAAGTTTGGGTGCTAAGTGTGCGCTGCTCACCGACGGCCGTTTTTCCGGTGGCACCTCGGGTTTAAGTATTGGCCACGCCTCGCCAGAAGCAGCGGCCGGTGGCGCTATCGGCTTAGTAGAAACGGGCGATATTATTCAGATCAACATCCCAGCCAGAAGTATTAATGTAAAACTTTCTGATCAAGAATTAGATGAAAGACGCGCCAAAGAAGACGCCAAAGGCGACTTAGCCTGGAAGCCAAAAGCACAGCGGCCACGCAAAGTGTCTGCATCGCTAAAAGCCTATGCGCTATTGGCAACTAGCGCGGACAAAGGTGCCGTGCGCGATTTATCTAAGTTGTAA
- a CDS encoding TonB-dependent receptor: MEKRSVFQRRFLASAIVSAMAATAQVSIAQTQQGKSIEEVTVVGSRLSQGGQFEGATPVQVFDRDSIDKSGYTNLQQLFEKSPIAGNGTFSTRGNNQDSTANGASAVSLRGMGADATLVLVNGRRVAISAFAEGITTNFVDINALPVSAVERIEVLKDGASAIYGSDAVAGVVNVVMRDNFDGFDVSVGYGNTTDSDNSETTFSAIWGMNGDADSNVTLVFDYFKNTALMNVDRGRLGTADQTANGGFDYRSSRGYPGNFTVDGVITIDPGCPAGSNFDPTCVYDYGPWAVLTPAAERAGIIVSGHRNLTDEIEFFTEIAVQHNTSSAFGAPTPLDEGAGLTVPVSHPNNPFTGATTISINRYRTVDAGARAWDIETDNVRGVFGLRGKVADWDWELAAQRARSESTQTGDRSQGWVRTDLLQQEIDAGRYNPFGGVTNPDSVIDAITTSLVRSGSSQLSSVEFNVDGELFALSGGNAAMAAGLEYREESATDTPDDQFQRGLIFGTESVSASANRDISSAYVEFALPVTDAINISLAGRHDSYSDFGSTTNPMANIRWAPNETIALRASWGTGFRAPSLAQVGLGPSQESLFLTDDYGCAVNIAYCAKTDYTVVFAGNPDLEAEESESANIGVVYNPTDSLTLSLDYWNIKQEGKIDKEPIEYLLAQFCGDQNSDICIRSTPLPGDTLGGIQSINSSFINIGEQNVTGIDFSLLWADLDAMGGTVNLRLDYAYLIEFERVELDSSGDGFTSIDLAGKYKYPKHRWNATGDWDFENFGLSATLNYIGSFDDLDGGTNYYIDATRTVDAMATVNLQARYTGLQNTLLSIGVNNLLDEDVPFASGDGDSDLYGYVSSQHDPRGQYFYGKVTYSF; this comes from the coding sequence ATGGAAAAGAGATCAGTTTTTCAAAGAAGATTTTTAGCCAGTGCCATTGTTTCTGCCATGGCCGCCACTGCGCAAGTTTCTATAGCGCAAACCCAGCAGGGCAAGAGTATTGAAGAAGTGACGGTGGTTGGCTCCCGTCTTTCCCAAGGCGGTCAGTTCGAAGGCGCCACACCGGTTCAGGTATTCGATCGCGACAGTATCGATAAATCTGGCTACACCAACTTACAACAACTTTTCGAAAAATCCCCTATCGCCGGCAACGGCACATTTTCAACCCGCGGCAACAACCAAGATTCCACGGCAAACGGGGCATCTGCCGTTAGCTTGCGCGGCATGGGCGCCGATGCCACCCTGGTTTTAGTTAACGGTCGGCGAGTTGCGATTAGCGCCTTCGCCGAAGGCATCACCACTAACTTTGTCGATATCAACGCCCTGCCAGTCAGCGCCGTTGAACGAATTGAAGTGTTAAAAGATGGGGCCTCGGCGATTTACGGCTCGGATGCTGTAGCCGGTGTGGTCAACGTTGTGATGCGCGATAACTTCGATGGCTTCGACGTCTCGGTCGGCTACGGCAATACCACCGATAGCGACAATTCAGAAACCACTTTCTCCGCCATCTGGGGCATGAATGGCGATGCTGATTCCAACGTCACTTTGGTGTTTGATTACTTCAAAAATACCGCGCTCATGAATGTCGATCGCGGTCGCCTAGGCACGGCGGATCAAACGGCGAATGGTGGCTTCGATTACCGCTCTTCCCGGGGTTACCCTGGCAACTTCACCGTCGACGGAGTCATTACTATCGATCCGGGTTGTCCAGCCGGCAGCAACTTTGATCCAACCTGCGTCTACGATTACGGCCCTTGGGCTGTGTTAACACCCGCGGCGGAACGCGCGGGAATCATAGTTAGCGGGCACCGAAACCTGACCGATGAGATAGAATTTTTTACCGAAATTGCAGTTCAGCACAACACTTCATCGGCGTTTGGCGCACCTACCCCACTCGATGAGGGCGCTGGCCTCACAGTACCCGTATCTCATCCAAACAATCCCTTTACCGGCGCCACCACTATCAGCATAAATCGTTACCGCACAGTAGATGCCGGGGCGCGCGCTTGGGACATTGAAACCGATAACGTGCGCGGTGTGTTTGGTTTGCGCGGCAAAGTTGCCGATTGGGATTGGGAGCTGGCCGCACAGCGAGCCCGCAGCGAATCCACGCAAACGGGCGATCGCTCACAGGGTTGGGTAAGAACAGATTTACTGCAGCAAGAAATCGACGCTGGCCGCTACAACCCCTTTGGTGGCGTCACCAATCCCGACAGCGTTATCGATGCCATTACCACCAGCCTCGTGCGCAGCGGCTCGTCACAACTTTCAAGTGTCGAGTTCAACGTGGATGGCGAGCTATTCGCGCTATCCGGTGGCAACGCCGCCATGGCCGCCGGTCTTGAGTATCGAGAAGAGAGCGCCACAGATACGCCCGATGATCAATTTCAACGCGGTTTAATCTTCGGTACCGAATCCGTGTCGGCTTCTGCCAACCGCGATATTTCTTCGGCCTATGTCGAATTTGCGTTACCGGTGACAGACGCCATAAATATTAGCCTAGCCGGGCGGCACGACAGCTATAGCGATTTTGGTTCGACCACCAACCCTATGGCCAATATTCGCTGGGCTCCGAATGAAACAATTGCCTTACGCGCTTCTTGGGGCACAGGCTTTCGGGCACCGTCCTTAGCACAAGTTGGCTTAGGTCCTTCGCAAGAGTCTCTGTTTCTAACCGATGACTATGGCTGTGCAGTTAACATCGCCTATTGTGCTAAAACAGACTATACGGTGGTGTTTGCTGGCAATCCCGACCTAGAGGCAGAAGAGTCGGAAAGTGCAAATATAGGTGTTGTTTACAACCCAACGGACTCTTTAACCCTGTCGCTGGACTATTGGAATATTAAACAGGAAGGCAAGATTGATAAGGAGCCAATAGAATATTTACTGGCGCAGTTTTGTGGCGATCAAAATAGCGATATTTGCATAAGATCTACACCCCTACCTGGCGACACCCTTGGCGGGATTCAATCAATCAACAGTAGTTTTATTAATATCGGCGAGCAAAATGTTACCGGCATCGACTTTAGCTTACTCTGGGCTGACTTAGACGCTATGGGGGGCACTGTTAACCTCCGCTTAGATTATGCTTATTTAATCGAGTTCGAACGGGTTGAACTTGATTCAAGCGGCGATGGCTTTACCTCTATTGACTTGGCCGGGAAGTATAAATATCCGAAACATCGCTGGAATGCCACCGGCGATTGGGACTTCGAAAACTTTGGCCTCTCTGCAACGCTTAACTACATCGGCTCTTTCGACGACTTAGATGGCGGCACTAACTATTACATTGATGCCACCAGAACCGTCGATGCCATGGCAACGGTTAACTTGCAGGCGCGCTATACCGGCCTGCAAAATACCTTGCTAAGCATCGGCGTCAATAACTTACTCGATGAAGACGTGCCCTTTGCCAGCGGCGACGGCGACTCGGACTTGTACGGTTATGTTTCGAGCCAACACGACCCACGCGGCCAGTATTTTTACGGCAAAGTGACTTACAGCTTTTAA
- a CDS encoding tetratricopeptide repeat protein — translation MTIKTAVTRIVKSTLFAAPLLLAPALASVALDGTVLSGLVSSSVAYAQDDAKPQHKTRKTPALRENVYKKLAEVQVFADAGDWKAALKELDELKGDTAKWNGYELAQLWNYYGFVYYSLERYPDALKAYERVVSNPDDIPEGLETATLYTMAQLYFIQEDYRKAVDILTRWMAASPIVGADAYVLRGQAYYSLNDFNKALPDINWAVNDYEGKGKVPKENWFALQRAIYYEKGDNKTVIKILEKLVRHYPKASYWRQLAGMYGSVNREKDQLHASEAAYIMGAVTNEKELLNIAYLFLGEEAPYKAAKIIDKGIKDKRIEPTSKNLETLAVSWRLSQEIKKSLPEMEKAAAKSDTGDLYARLAGIYLDNDMYNKAIDAGEVALKRKGIKREDQLQIVLGMAFVSQKKYDSAIKAFEKAKEDKRSAKFALQWIEFAKSEKERERQLAL, via the coding sequence ATGACTATTAAGACAGCAGTTACCCGTATTGTAAAAAGCACGCTTTTTGCCGCCCCGCTTTTGTTGGCACCTGCGCTTGCAAGTGTTGCCTTAGACGGCACGGTATTAAGTGGTTTGGTGAGCAGCAGTGTTGCCTATGCGCAAGACGATGCCAAGCCGCAACACAAAACCCGCAAAACCCCAGCCCTGCGTGAAAACGTTTACAAGAAGCTCGCCGAGGTTCAAGTATTCGCCGACGCTGGTGACTGGAAAGCAGCGTTAAAAGAGCTGGACGAGCTAAAAGGCGACACCGCTAAGTGGAATGGCTATGAGTTGGCGCAACTGTGGAACTACTACGGTTTCGTCTACTACTCATTAGAGCGTTACCCCGATGCGTTGAAGGCCTACGAGCGCGTTGTGTCTAACCCCGATGACATTCCAGAAGGTCTAGAGACGGCCACCTTGTATACCATGGCGCAGCTCTACTTCATTCAGGAAGATTACCGCAAAGCTGTGGATATCTTGACTCGCTGGATGGCCGCGTCACCGATTGTTGGTGCCGATGCCTATGTACTTCGCGGTCAGGCTTACTACTCGCTGAATGACTTCAATAAGGCGTTACCGGACATCAATTGGGCGGTAAACGATTACGAAGGCAAGGGTAAGGTTCCGAAGGAAAACTGGTTCGCTCTACAGCGCGCAATTTATTACGAGAAAGGCGATAACAAAACTGTTATTAAGATTCTCGAAAAGTTAGTGCGTCACTACCCGAAAGCCTCCTACTGGCGTCAGCTAGCAGGTATGTACGGCTCGGTGAACCGCGAGAAAGACCAGCTCCATGCGTCTGAAGCCGCCTACATCATGGGCGCGGTGACTAACGAGAAAGAACTGCTCAACATTGCTTACCTATTCCTCGGTGAAGAAGCGCCTTATAAGGCAGCCAAAATTATCGATAAGGGTATTAAAGACAAGCGTATCGAGCCAACCTCCAAAAACTTAGAGACCTTGGCGGTTTCCTGGCGCCTATCGCAGGAAATTAAGAAGTCTTTGCCAGAGATGGAGAAGGCTGCGGCTAAATCCGATACCGGTGACTTGTATGCACGTCTTGCGGGTATTTACCTCGACAATGACATGTACAACAAAGCTATCGATGCCGGTGAAGTGGCTCTGAAGCGCAAGGGCATTAAGCGCGAAGATCAATTGCAAATTGTTCTTGGTATGGCCTTTGTTAGCCAGAAGAAATACGACTCTGCGATTAAAGCCTTTGAAAAAGCGAAGGAAGATAAGCGCTCTGCGAAATTCGCATTGCAGTGGATCGAGTTCGCCAAGAGTGAGAAAGAGCGGGAAAGGCAGCTTGCGTTGTAA
- a CDS encoding energy transducer TonB — protein sequence MNILKIGVAAALAAATTAGLIFLMHFLIAMNVTEPKDVEDTKVVDIHMPDREIKTQYETDQAVKPDDPLNPPPEMPEMDFDTPDLNPNAINMGAPKLAANLQVGGIGGFSSDGEYLPIVKVQPVYPRRALQRGIEGYVIVEFVVTKNGSVRDPVVVEADPEGIFDSAATKAALKFKYKPRVVDGEAIEVPGVRNKISFAIAK from the coding sequence ATGAACATCTTAAAAATTGGTGTAGCAGCGGCTCTGGCGGCAGCTACCACGGCAGGTTTGATATTTTTAATGCACTTCCTCATCGCGATGAACGTGACTGAGCCAAAGGACGTTGAAGATACCAAGGTTGTGGATATCCACATGCCCGACCGTGAAATCAAAACCCAGTACGAAACCGATCAAGCTGTAAAGCCTGATGACCCGTTGAATCCACCGCCAGAAATGCCGGAAATGGATTTTGACACGCCCGATCTCAACCCGAACGCCATCAACATGGGAGCGCCGAAATTAGCGGCAAACTTACAAGTTGGCGGCATTGGCGGCTTTTCCAGTGATGGCGAGTACTTGCCTATCGTTAAAGTCCAGCCCGTGTACCCACGTCGCGCCCTCCAGCGTGGCATTGAAGGTTACGTAATTGTCGAGTTTGTGGTTACCAAGAACGGTTCCGTGCGCGACCCTGTTGTTGTTGAAGCAGATCCCGAAGGCATATTTGACAGTGCGGCCACCAAAGCTGCGCTAAAATTCAAATACAAGCCCCGCGTGGTGGACGGTGAGGCCATTGAGGTTCCCGGTGTTCGCAACAAAATCAGCTTCGCGATTGCGAAGTAA
- a CDS encoding ExbD/TolR family protein — MSKRPSQEEEAGAIDLTPMLDVVFIMLIFFIVTASFIKEAGIEVNRPDATTSLLKKNANILVAINANNEIWIAKQQVDERDIKSHIERLHAENPKGALVIQADNDAKIEFIQKVIEAAREVSVLDVSVATEK, encoded by the coding sequence ATGAGTAAAAGACCAAGCCAAGAAGAGGAAGCCGGTGCAATCGATTTAACACCGATGCTCGACGTGGTATTTATCATGTTGATCTTCTTCATCGTGACCGCATCGTTCATTAAAGAAGCGGGTATTGAAGTTAACCGCCCAGACGCAACAACTAGCCTCTTGAAAAAGAACGCTAATATTCTGGTCGCGATTAACGCCAATAACGAGATCTGGATTGCTAAGCAGCAGGTCGATGAGCGCGATATCAAGTCGCACATCGAGCGTTTGCATGCAGAGAACCCCAAGGGTGCTTTGGTAATTCAGGCTGATAACGATGCTAAAATCGAATTCATCCAAAAGGTTATCGAGGCGGCGCGCGAAGTGTCAGTTCTCGATGTGTCTGTCGCCACTGAGAAATAA
- a CDS encoding MotA/TolQ/ExbB proton channel family protein — protein sequence MLALMDALAAINAFMDSGGPILKWIAILTFVMWTLIFERVWYFKGSLKGDVQSVLDTWEARKERKSWGAHQVRYALVSRISEKINSNMDMIATMVALCPLLGLLGTVTGMIEVFNILAVTGGGDAKSMASGVSQATIPTMAGMVAALSGVFANTFLTQTAANEAQLLADHLTMDH from the coding sequence ATGTTGGCATTGATGGACGCTCTTGCAGCCATTAACGCCTTTATGGACTCGGGTGGCCCTATCCTTAAGTGGATCGCCATCCTCACCTTTGTGATGTGGACTCTGATTTTCGAACGAGTTTGGTATTTCAAAGGTAGTCTGAAAGGCGATGTGCAGTCAGTACTTGATACCTGGGAAGCGCGCAAAGAGCGTAAATCCTGGGGCGCTCATCAGGTAAGGTATGCGCTAGTTTCACGCATCTCCGAGAAGATCAACAGCAATATGGATATGATCGCGACCATGGTTGCGCTCTGCCCTCTGCTCGGTCTACTCGGAACTGTGACGGGGATGATTGAAGTATTCAACATCTTGGCAGTGACGGGCGGTGGTGATGCTAAGTCCATGGCGAGTGGTGTTTCACAAGCCACAATTCCGACCATGGCAGGCATGGTAGCAGCGCTCTCGGGCGTATTTGCTAACACCTTCCTAACCCAAACTGCTGCCAACGAAGCCCAGTTGCTGGCTGACCATCTGACGATGGACCATTAA